Proteins co-encoded in one Arachis hypogaea cultivar Tifrunner chromosome 13, arahy.Tifrunner.gnm2.J5K5, whole genome shotgun sequence genomic window:
- the LOC112737044 gene encoding disease resistance protein RUN1-like has translation MDCMRIQSTLSHSHSKNWKYDVFVSFRGDTRFNFTDHLCAALRRHGILAFRDDTRLEKGGPISAGLLQAIEGSQVLIVVFSMNYASSKWCLQELAKIADCINIPGHRVLPVFCDVSPSEVRKQSGNYEKAFVEHEERFKKDAEMMEQVRRWRAALTQVASLSGWDLKDKSHSAEIEKIVKTVTKILGPRSSSSLSNDIVGMEFPLQKLGKLLVLDSDDDVRVVGICGMGGIGKTTLASRLYEKISYQYDVSCFMDDVSKTYRDCGSLGMKKQLLCPAFMEEDSLICNILMADNLIENMLHDRKVLIVLDNVDQRIQLEKLALKREWLGRGSRIIIVSRDEHILTEYGADEVFKVPLLNDENALQLFCRKAFKCNHVAKDYEGLTDSALAYANGLPLAIKVLGSFLFGRDVSEWSSALVRLKETPTKDIMDVLRISFDGLEDPEKEIFLDIACFFPNDIENYVKDILRIRGFHPDNGIKVLIEKSLITRDRWKITMHDLLRDLGRSIVREKSPKKPRKWSRLWNHKDLSNVLRENKPAENVEAIVLPTNDEIREELSLKALSKMSRLKLLKLGQVKVNFSGKLHFLSNELGYLSWKEYPFTCLPSRFQPTQLVKLILRYSNVKELWKGIKYCKQLKWLPSTLLPIGEGSHGRLYYGGIFVFNCPNLSDTESCGVTVISWMIKMIQVNMQSSSPRCVIQVVIPGTEIPRWFNNQNEGSSMKLDPSPILNDNNWIIGIACCVTFVVHDTPTQLPEEPKYPGDLGCGFRLRSGGSYFAVPIRLKKDLITTELDHMLLIFFSRDRIIDHYTSHLKEGRCDLDGIELATLSEYPKEIIQVKSCGYRWVCKEDLEQLNSTMMYSANSSTQNKKGKFLAIQ, from the exons ATGGATTGCATGAGAATCCAAAGCACCTTGTCTCACAGCCACAGTAAGAATTGGAAATATGATGTGTTTGTGAGTTTCAGAGGCGATACTCGCTTCAACTTCACCGATCATCTTTGTGCTGCTCTCCGCAGACACGGCATACTTGCCTTTAGGGATGATACTAGGCTCGAGAAAGGAGGACCTATATCAGCAGGTCTTCTGCAAGCTATTGAAGGATCACAGGTTCTGATTGTTGTCTTCTCTATGAACTATGCTTCTTCCAAATGGTGCTTGCAAGAACTCGCAAAGATAGCTGATTGCATAAACATACCGGGACACCGTGTTCTGCCTGTTTTCTGTGATGTGAGTCCATCTGAGGTGAGAAAGCAAAGTGGAAATTACGAAAAAGCCTTTGTGGAACACGaagaaagattcaaaaaagaTGCAGAGATGATGGAGCAAGTGCGAAGATGGAGGGCAGCTCTAACACAAGTAGCCAGTCTCTCTGGCTGGGATCTCAAGGATAA GTCACATTCTGCTGAAATTGAAAAAATTGTCAAAACAGTGACCAAGATATTGGGTCCCAGATCATCATCAAGTCTATCTAATGATATAGTTGGGATGGAGTTCCCTCTACAAAAACTAGGAAAGCTTCTAGTTTTGGACTCAGATGATGATGTTCGAGTTGTAGGGATTTGTGGAATGGGTGGTATAGGAAAAACAACTCTTGCTAGCAGATTATATGAAAAAATCTCTTATCAGTATGATGTTTCATGCTTTATGGATGATGTAAGTAAAACATATAGAGATTGTGGTTCACTTGGTATGAAAAAGCAGCTTCTTTGTCCAGCTTTCATGGAAGAAGATTCTCTAATATGCAATATTTTAATGGCAGataatttgattgaaaatatgttaCACGATAGAAAGGTTCTGATAGTTTTGGATAATGTTGATCAGAGAATTCAGTTGGAGAAGTTGGCTTTAAAACGGGAATGGTTAGGTAGAGGGAGTAGAATAATCATAGTTTCTAGAGATGAGCATATATTGACAGAGTATGGAGCGGATGAAGTTTTCAAAGTTCCGCTCTTAAATGATGAGAATGCTCTCCAATTGTTTTGCAGAAAAGCTTTCAAATGTAATCATGTTGCAAAAGATTATGAAGGCCTCACAGATTCTGCATTAGCATATGCTAATGGACTTCCTTTAGCAATTAAAGTATTGGGCTCATTTTTGTTTGGGCGAGATGTCTCTGAATGGAGTAGTGCATTGGTTAGACTAAAAGAAACTCCAACAAAAGATATTATGGATGTGCTTCGAATCAGTTTTGATGGACTTGAGGATCCGGAAAAAGAAATATTTCTTGATATTGCCTGTTTTTTTCCCAATGAcattgaaaactatgtaaaagatATTTTACGTATTCGAGGATTCCATCCTGATAATGGTATAAAAGTTCTCATTGAAAAATCACTCATAACCCGTGATCGGTGGAAGATCACTATGCACGATTTGTTGAGAGACTTGGGAAGAAGTATTGTTCGAGAAAAATCACCCAAAAAACCGAGAAAGTGGAGCAGGTTATGGAATCATAAGGATCTAAGCAATGTCTTGCGAGAAAACAAG CCAGCAGAGAATGTTGAAGCCATAGTTTTGCCAACAAATgatgaaataagagaagagttGTCACTAAAAGCTTTATCAAAAATGAGTCGCCTAAAGTTACTCAAACTTGGCCAAGTGAAAGTGAATTTCTCAGGCAAGCTGCATTTTCTTTCTAATGAGTTGGGATATCTTTCTTGGAAAGAATATCCTTTCACATGTTTGCCATCAAGATTTCAACCAACTCAACTCGTTAAATTAATCCTACGTTATAGTAACGTCAAAGAACTCTGGAAGGGAATAAAG TACTGTAAGCAACTAAAGTGGTTGCCAAGTACCCTTTTGCCCATAGGAGAAGGTAGCCATGGAAGACTTTACTATGGAGGAATATTTGTGTTCAACTGCCCTAATTTGAGTGACACAGAAAGTTGTGGTGTCACAGTTATTTCATGGATGATAAAAATGATTCAG GTGAACATGCAATCTTCTTCACCTAGATGCGTCATTCAAGTTGTTATTCCAGGAACTGAAATTCCAAGGTGGTTCAACAATCAGAATGAGGGTAGTTCAATGAAGCTGGATCCATCTCCTATTCTGAATGACAATAATTGGATTATTGGCATTGCATGTTGTGTGACATTTGTTGTACATGATACTCCAACTCAATTGCCTGAAGAACCGAAATATCCTGGTGATCTTGGATGCGGTTTTCGTCTTCGGTCTGGGGGAAGTTATTTTGCGGTTCCAATACGTCTTAAGAAAGATTTGATCACAACTGAATTAGATCATATGTTGCTAATATTTTTCTCCCGGGACAGGATCATTGATCATTATACAAGTCATTTAAAAGAGGGAAGATGTGATCTTGATGGTATTGAATTGGCCACCTTGAGTGAATATCCAAAAGAAATAATACAAGTGAAGAGTTGTGGTTACCGTTGGGTATGTAAGGAAGATCTGGaacaattaaactcaacaatgaTGTATAGTGCCAATTCTTCAACTCAGAATAAGAAGGGCAAGTTTTTGGCAATTCAATGA